One stretch of Leadbetterella byssophila DSM 17132 DNA includes these proteins:
- a CDS encoding MBOAT family O-acyltransferase, protein MVFSSFEFFLFFPIVTFLYFTIPHKYRWLLLLISSCVFYAFFKWEYILILFFTIVVDYFAAIWIDKSQGKQRKWALAISLIANIGVLALFKYYYFLIDNLNSVTFRINGTTYQPLWHFILPIGLSFHTFQAMSYTIEVYRGHQKVERNFGIYALYVMFYPQLVAGPIERPQNILHQFYEKFEFDQARVVSGLRLMLWGFFKKMVVADNFATYSDTVFNNVHQYQGLPLIVAILFYSVQIYCDFSGYSDIAIGSARVMGFKLMTNFKRPYFSKSIAEFWKRWHISLSTWFRDYLYIPLGGSRVAIPRYYLNIFIVFMVSGLWHGASWNFVIWGALHGIYQIVGHFTKDIQQKIFQPLGKLGGILENWITVALAVFAWIFFRAATFQDAKYFATHLFSKSTHSLNEIIQIITPNNLVTLAIGFSILYLVDRKQEQTNVGAWVDTLPKWQRWGIYYFFTFAILTFGYFGAVQFIYFQF, encoded by the coding sequence ATGGTATTCAGCTCTTTTGAATTCTTCCTATTCTTTCCTATTGTAACATTTTTATATTTTACAATTCCACACAAATACCGCTGGCTACTACTCTTGATATCTAGTTGTGTATTCTATGCCTTCTTTAAATGGGAGTATATACTCATCTTGTTCTTTACTATAGTAGTGGACTATTTCGCTGCCATTTGGATTGATAAATCTCAGGGAAAACAGCGAAAATGGGCTTTGGCCATAAGCTTAATAGCCAATATTGGAGTTTTGGCACTCTTCAAGTACTACTACTTCTTAATAGACAACCTAAACAGTGTCACCTTTAGGATCAATGGTACAACCTACCAGCCTCTTTGGCATTTTATCTTACCTATAGGCCTCTCCTTCCATACCTTCCAGGCCATGAGTTACACCATTGAAGTGTACAGAGGTCACCAAAAAGTAGAAAGGAACTTTGGTATATATGCACTATATGTGATGTTTTATCCGCAATTAGTTGCTGGGCCCATTGAAAGACCACAAAATATCTTACACCAATTCTACGAAAAGTTTGAGTTTGACCAAGCCAGAGTAGTTTCCGGGCTACGGCTCATGCTATGGGGATTCTTCAAAAAAATGGTAGTGGCAGATAACTTTGCTACTTATTCAGACACCGTTTTTAATAATGTCCACCAGTATCAAGGTTTACCCTTAATCGTGGCCATCCTTTTTTATAGTGTACAAATCTATTGTGATTTTTCCGGCTATTCTGACATCGCCATTGGTTCTGCCCGAGTGATGGGCTTTAAGTTGATGACCAATTTTAAACGGCCCTATTTCTCCAAAAGTATAGCCGAATTCTGGAAAAGATGGCACATCTCTCTATCCACTTGGTTCAGAGATTACTTGTATATTCCACTCGGCGGAAGTAGAGTTGCCATTCCCCGTTATTACCTTAATATCTTCATTGTCTTTATGGTAAGCGGACTATGGCACGGGGCCAGTTGGAACTTCGTGATATGGGGAGCTCTACACGGCATCTACCAGATCGTGGGACATTTCACTAAAGATATCCAACAAAAAATCTTCCAACCTCTCGGAAAACTAGGTGGGATCTTGGAAAACTGGATTACCGTAGCATTAGCTGTCTTTGCTTGGATATTCTTTAGAGCTGCTACCTTTCAGGATGCTAAATATTTTGCAACTCACCTATTCTCTAAAAGTACGCATTCTTTGAATGAGATTATACAAATCATAACACCAAATAACCTGGTCACTCTGGCTATAGGATTTTCTATCCTCTATTTAGTAGACAGAAAACAAGAACAAACCAATGTAGGTGCCTGGGTGGATACACTACCTAAATGGCAAAGATGGGGCATTTATTATTTCTTCACTTTCGCCATCCTAACATTTGGTTATTTCGGAGCCGTTCAATTCATTTATTTTCAATTCTAA
- a CDS encoding ATP-dependent helicase, whose product MKDYLAGLNEPQREAVTHIDGPLMIIAGAGSGKTRVLTYRIAYLIEKGVDPFNILALTFTNKAAEEMRHRIEKVIGPEAKNLWMGTFHSVFSKILRFDGHKLGYTSNFTIYDTDDSKSLLRSIIKEMGLDDKAYKPNYVLNRISAAKNNLISWQMYNENPSFAAEDIAAQMPELGRIYKTYALRCFSANAMDFDDLLFNTNVLFRDHLDVLNKYQHKFRHVMVDEFQDTNISQYLITRKLAAVSQNICVVGDDAQSIYAFRGANIQNILNFKKDYPDLKVVKLEQNYRSTKNIVNAANSVIAKNKAQLEKNIFSDNEEGEKIEVIRAMSDNEEGRLIAHEIFEGRLRGLKNSDFAILYRTNAQSRAFEEALRKIDIPYRIIGGLSFYQRKEIKDILAYLRFTVNQQDEEAFKRIINTPKRGIGDTSVAKIIVLASEHQTSIWNIVSNIQFYMEGRTANAVAGFADLIKSYTVMMEEGKDAHTLAMHVAKTSGLLHELYMDKTVEGVARHENVQELLNSIRSFVDNDENEDKSLSSFLQTVSLLTTADEDDDGDAEKVTLMTIHGAKGLEFKHVFVVGLEENLFPSQMMLKSRDDLEEERRLFYVAITRAEKQLTLSYAQQRYTWGKLTYCEPSRFLEEIDSRYLRFGDKGIPQTFEPSFAPKKQATRPVVIGEPVKRASANALKPVQPPVQAHVPSADFEPSDTSKLKVGDKVEHQKFGFGEVKKLEAFSGSTKAHILFEREGEKTLLLSFAKLRIL is encoded by the coding sequence GTGAAAGATTATTTAGCTGGATTGAATGAGCCTCAAAGGGAGGCCGTAACACATATTGATGGCCCTTTAATGATTATAGCCGGAGCAGGATCCGGTAAAACCAGGGTTTTAACTTATAGAATTGCCTATCTAATCGAAAAAGGGGTAGATCCTTTTAATATTTTGGCACTGACCTTTACGAACAAGGCTGCAGAAGAAATGAGGCATCGTATAGAAAAGGTCATAGGTCCGGAAGCTAAGAACTTGTGGATGGGTACCTTTCACTCGGTTTTTTCTAAGATCCTAAGATTTGACGGGCATAAGTTGGGTTACACATCAAACTTTACCATCTACGATACGGACGATAGTAAATCCTTACTGCGTTCCATCATCAAAGAAATGGGTTTAGACGATAAAGCTTATAAGCCCAATTACGTTTTGAACCGTATCTCCGCTGCTAAGAACAATCTGATCTCTTGGCAAATGTATAATGAAAATCCTAGTTTTGCGGCAGAGGATATTGCTGCACAAATGCCGGAGTTGGGACGGATTTACAAGACTTATGCCTTACGTTGTTTTTCTGCAAATGCCATGGATTTTGATGATCTCCTATTTAATACGAATGTATTGTTTAGAGATCATTTGGACGTATTAAATAAGTATCAGCATAAATTCAGACACGTAATGGTGGATGAGTTTCAGGATACGAACATTTCCCAATATTTGATAACCAGAAAACTTGCTGCCGTAAGCCAAAACATCTGCGTGGTAGGGGATGATGCTCAAAGTATTTATGCCTTCCGTGGTGCTAACATTCAAAATATCCTAAACTTTAAGAAGGATTATCCGGATCTAAAGGTGGTAAAATTGGAGCAAAACTATCGTTCTACAAAGAACATAGTGAATGCTGCAAACTCAGTAATCGCTAAGAACAAGGCCCAATTAGAAAAGAATATATTTTCTGATAACGAAGAAGGAGAGAAGATAGAAGTTATCCGCGCAATGTCTGATAACGAAGAAGGCAGATTGATTGCTCATGAGATCTTCGAGGGGAGATTAAGAGGACTAAAGAATTCAGATTTTGCCATTCTATACAGAACCAATGCTCAATCCAGGGCATTTGAAGAGGCCTTAAGAAAGATAGATATTCCATACAGGATCATTGGAGGTCTTTCTTTCTACCAAAGAAAGGAGATCAAAGATATCCTGGCTTATTTAAGGTTTACCGTTAATCAGCAGGACGAAGAAGCGTTTAAACGTATTATTAACACTCCCAAAAGAGGGATAGGGGATACGTCCGTAGCTAAGATCATAGTTTTAGCTTCTGAACACCAGACCTCCATTTGGAACATCGTTAGTAATATACAATTCTATATGGAAGGGCGTACCGCCAATGCCGTGGCAGGATTTGCAGATCTTATCAAGAGCTATACGGTGATGATGGAGGAAGGTAAAGACGCCCATACCTTAGCTATGCACGTAGCGAAAACCAGTGGACTTCTTCATGAATTATACATGGATAAGACCGTGGAAGGTGTAGCCAGACACGAAAACGTGCAAGAGTTGTTGAACTCCATTCGCAGTTTTGTAGATAATGATGAAAATGAAGATAAGTCATTAAGCTCCTTCTTACAAACTGTTTCTCTTTTGACCACGGCTGATGAAGACGATGATGGAGATGCTGAAAAGGTAACTCTGATGACCATACACGGAGCAAAAGGTCTTGAATTTAAGCATGTGTTTGTGGTGGGATTGGAAGAGAATCTTTTCCCTTCTCAAATGATGCTGAAAAGCCGGGATGATTTAGAAGAAGAAAGGAGACTTTTCTACGTTGCCATAACCAGAGCTGAGAAACAGTTGACCCTGAGTTATGCTCAGCAACGGTATACTTGGGGTAAATTAACGTACTGTGAGCCTAGTAGATTTTTAGAGGAAATAGATAGCAGGTATTTGAGGTTTGGCGACAAAGGTATACCTCAAACCTTTGAGCCCTCCTTTGCTCCGAAGAAACAGGCTACGCGACCGGTGGTGATAGGTGAGCCGGTGAAGCGTGCCTCAGCTAACGCCCTGAAGCCCGTCCAGCCACCTGTTCAGGCACATGTGCCATCCGCGGATTTTGAACCTTCAGATACCTCAAAGTTGAAGGTTGGGGATAAAGTAGAACACCAAAAATTTGGATTTGGTGAGGTGAAAAAATTGGAAGCATTCTCCGGTAGTACAAAAGCACATATCTTATTTGAAAGGGAAGGAGAAAAAACCTTACTTTTGAGTTTTGCTAAACTTAGAATCTTATGA
- a CDS encoding endonuclease/exonuclease/phosphatase family protein, which yields MRGFFILILLLSVQASAQNLRISSYNIRMNRANDGVNNWNLRKDKVNELIRYHDFDIVGVQEAFKDQLDDMLRMKEYAYTGSGREDGKSAGEHSAILYKTSRFKLLKSGDFWYSETPDVPGKGWDARCCNRICSWARFKDLVTKKEFYVFNSHFDHEGVEARRNSGKLLVAKMKEIAGKLPVIAMGDLNSTPDTEQVVYISQHYNDTFNASEMPPYGPIGTFNAFKYDAALKDRIDYIFVSEHFKVKKYATLTDSYQQKFPSDHLPVVVDLEIKK from the coding sequence ATGAGAGGATTTTTTATTCTAATCTTGCTTTTATCTGTTCAGGCATCTGCGCAGAATCTTAGGATTTCGTCTTATAATATCCGTATGAATAGGGCGAATGACGGGGTGAATAATTGGAATCTGAGAAAGGATAAGGTAAATGAACTTATTCGATATCATGATTTTGACATAGTAGGAGTGCAAGAGGCTTTTAAGGATCAGTTGGATGACATGCTGAGAATGAAAGAATACGCCTATACGGGTTCAGGAAGAGAGGACGGGAAATCTGCGGGAGAACATTCGGCTATACTTTATAAGACCTCTAGGTTCAAACTGTTAAAGTCCGGAGATTTTTGGTATAGTGAAACGCCTGATGTACCGGGGAAAGGCTGGGATGCCAGATGTTGCAACAGAATTTGTTCCTGGGCTAGGTTCAAGGATCTAGTTACTAAAAAGGAGTTTTATGTTTTTAACTCTCATTTTGATCACGAAGGGGTAGAAGCCAGAAGGAATTCAGGTAAACTCTTGGTAGCTAAGATGAAAGAGATAGCGGGAAAGTTACCTGTTATAGCCATGGGAGACTTGAATTCAACTCCTGATACAGAACAAGTAGTGTATATTTCTCAGCACTATAATGATACATTCAATGCTAGCGAGATGCCTCCTTATGGACCTATAGGTACGTTTAATGCCTTCAAATATGATGCTGCGTTGAAAGATAGGATTGATTATATCTTTGTTTCAGAACATTTTAAAGTCAAGAAGTACGCTACTCTGACGGATAGCTACCAACAAAAATTCCCTTCTGACCACCTTCCTGTAGTGGTGGATCTTGAAATCAAAAAATGA
- a CDS encoding sigma-70 family RNA polymerase sigma factor encodes MEEEEIEVSKPKYTDEEKHRIFNQEFMPQIDSMYNFAYRLTNDEDDANDLLQDTYMKAFRFINSFQQGTNAKAWLFRILKNSFINDYRKKSKEPSKIDYQEVETVYNSNEDAEVESTTDLRIEAVQDLIGDEVATALNSLPVDFRTVIILCDIEGFTYEEMAKILDIPIGTVRSRLHRARNLLKEKLRSYAKSMGYKELR; translated from the coding sequence ATGGAGGAAGAAGAAATAGAAGTAAGTAAACCCAAATATACCGATGAAGAAAAGCATCGGATATTCAATCAAGAGTTTATGCCACAGATAGACTCCATGTACAACTTTGCCTATCGTTTAACGAATGATGAAGACGATGCGAATGACTTGTTGCAGGACACCTACATGAAGGCATTTCGTTTTATCAACTCGTTCCAACAAGGCACAAATGCCAAAGCTTGGTTATTTAGAATCCTTAAAAACAGCTTCATAAACGACTACCGAAAGAAGAGCAAAGAGCCTTCAAAAATTGATTATCAAGAGGTAGAAACCGTTTATAATTCCAATGAGGATGCGGAGGTGGAAAGTACTACAGATCTGCGCATTGAGGCCGTCCAGGACCTTATTGGAGATGAAGTAGCCACTGCTCTAAACAGCCTTCCTGTAGACTTCAGAACCGTCATCATACTATGTGACATCGAAGGCTTCACTTATGAGGAAATGGCTAAGATTCTAGACATCCCTATAGGTACCGTTCGTTCAAGATTGCACAGAGCCCGGAACTTATTGAAGGAGAAATTGCGTTCTTATGCAAAGTCCATGGGATATAAAGAATTGAGATGA
- the gpmI gene encoding 2,3-bisphosphoglycerate-independent phosphoglycerate mutase, with the protein MIKVNKKAILVILDGWGLPQPGEEWRSAIEKANVPYFKHLMSTYSHSTLEASGRAVGLPPGQMGNSEVGHTNLGAGRVVFQELEKINVAVEEGKLAKEPVVLGAIDYALKEGKAVHLMGLCSDGGVHAHLYHLKGLVDIFHNAGVANTFIHAFMDGRDTDPRSGKGYIEDLQKHLVGKNAKIASLVGRYYAMDRDKRWDRVRLAYDAMVKGEGEAYVKSDEILSTLEASYAADVTDEFLKPIVVVDEEGEPTAKIQDGDVVLCFNFRTDRGREITEVLTQQDFPEYNMKTLSLYYITMTQYDEAFKGVKVIYEKDNLTNTLGEVLEKAGKTQIRTAETEKYPHVTFFFSGGREEPFEGEIRLLSPSPKEVATYDLKPEMAAENIAENLIPYLRKGEVDFVCLNFANPDMVGHTGDFNAVVKAVETVDRCLKEVVETGLENGYTSLVIADHGNADYMINDDGSPNTAHSTNLVPFIVVDPEYSAQPKNGKLGDIAPTILSILGVDIPAEMTGSVLL; encoded by the coding sequence ATGATTAAAGTGAATAAGAAAGCTATATTGGTTATCCTGGACGGTTGGGGGTTGCCTCAGCCGGGTGAAGAATGGCGTTCAGCTATAGAGAAGGCAAACGTTCCTTATTTTAAACATTTGATGAGTACTTATTCCCACAGCACTTTAGAGGCTAGTGGTAGGGCTGTAGGTTTACCACCTGGTCAGATGGGTAATTCTGAGGTAGGGCATACGAATTTAGGAGCCGGACGTGTGGTTTTTCAGGAGCTGGAGAAGATCAATGTAGCAGTAGAGGAAGGAAAATTAGCTAAGGAACCTGTAGTATTGGGAGCCATTGACTATGCACTCAAAGAAGGGAAAGCTGTACACTTGATGGGTTTATGTTCAGATGGTGGTGTGCATGCACATTTGTATCATTTGAAAGGTCTAGTTGATATTTTCCATAATGCGGGAGTTGCAAATACGTTTATACATGCTTTTATGGATGGTAGGGATACAGACCCTAGATCCGGAAAAGGATACATAGAAGATCTTCAGAAACATTTGGTAGGTAAGAATGCCAAGATTGCCTCTTTAGTGGGTAGATATTATGCCATGGACAGAGATAAACGTTGGGATAGAGTGCGTTTGGCTTATGATGCCATGGTGAAAGGTGAAGGAGAGGCTTATGTGAAATCTGATGAAATACTTTCCACTTTGGAGGCGTCTTATGCTGCAGATGTTACGGATGAGTTTTTGAAGCCTATTGTGGTGGTGGATGAGGAAGGTGAGCCCACTGCCAAGATTCAGGATGGGGATGTGGTATTGTGCTTCAATTTTAGGACAGACAGGGGAAGAGAGATTACGGAGGTTTTAACACAGCAAGACTTCCCGGAGTATAATATGAAGACTTTGTCTCTGTATTATATTACCATGACCCAGTACGATGAGGCTTTCAAGGGGGTGAAAGTGATATATGAAAAGGATAATTTGACCAATACTTTAGGAGAGGTTTTGGAAAAGGCGGGTAAAACGCAGATAAGGACAGCCGAAACAGAGAAATATCCTCATGTGACGTTCTTCTTTTCCGGTGGTAGAGAGGAGCCTTTTGAAGGTGAAATTCGTTTGCTATCTCCATCTCCAAAAGAAGTGGCTACCTATGATTTGAAGCCTGAGATGGCTGCTGAGAACATTGCTGAGAATTTGATTCCTTATCTTAGAAAGGGAGAGGTGGATTTTGTATGTCTGAACTTTGCAAATCCTGACATGGTGGGTCATACAGGAGATTTTAATGCTGTGGTTAAAGCCGTTGAAACGGTAGACCGTTGTTTAAAAGAGGTGGTGGAAACGGGACTTGAGAACGGATATACCTCCTTAGTGATAGCTGACCACGGTAATGCAGATTATATGATCAATGATGATGGAAGTCCGAACACGGCACACTCTACTAACCTTGTACCGTTTATTGTGGTAGATCCGGAATACAGTGCTCAGCCTAAAAATGGCAAATTAGGTGATATTGCTCCTACTATATTAAGCATACTAGGTGTAGATATACCTGCGGAGATGACGGGCTCTGTTTTATTATAA